From Dermatophagoides farinae isolate YC_2012a chromosome 10, ASM2471394v1, whole genome shotgun sequence, a single genomic window includes:
- the LOC124491139 gene encoding uncharacterized protein F13E9.13, mitochondrial — protein sequence MSTKFFNHFGRDIMSIIGMIHVRPLPGTPACNKQFDIQQLVDHACNDALIFVRQGLHGILVENMFDRPYIKHDDAGPEITATMTRVCSEVRRVVPERIPCGVQILAGLNHEALAVAIASQFQFIRVEGFVFSHVADEGLMTTACAGPLLRYRRQIDAEHILVLTDIKKKHCSHSITDDLDLTETARAARFFLTDGLIITGRETGDPPTLTDFDQINQSLIDNHVPLLIGSGLTVENLSGFFKNKNIAAAIVGSHFKHKGKWFNSLCEDNVQTFMHKYNQLLQQQQQ from the coding sequence ATGTcaacaaaattcttcaatcattttgGCCGTGATATTATGTCCATTATTGGAATGATTCATGTTCGACCATTACCAGGCACTCCAGCTTGTAATAAACAATTTGACATTCAACAACTTGTGGATCATGCTTGCAATGATGCTTTGATATTTGTTCGTCAAGGTTTACATGGTATACTTGTTGAAAATATGTTTGATCGTCCATACataaaacatgatgatgctgGTCCAGAAATAACTGCGACTATGACTCGAGTATGTTCCGAAGTTCGTCGTGTTGTACCTGAACGAATTCCATGTGGTGTACAAATTCTAGCCGGATTAAACCATGAAGCATTGGCCGTTGCCATCGCTagtcaatttcaattcatcaggGTTGAAGGATTCGTATTTAGTCATGTTGCAGATGAAGGTCTTATGACAACAGCTTGTGCTGGTCCATTGCTGAGATATCGTCGTCAAATCGATGCCGAACATATCCTTGTGTTGACCGATATCAAAAAGAAACATTGTTCACATTCAATTACTGATGATTTAGATTTAACTGAAACAGCCAGAGCAGCAAGATTTTTTCTCACAGATGGTCTAATCATTACTGGTCGTGAAACTGGTGATCCACCAACACTAACTGATTTCgatcaaattaatcaatcattaatcgataatcatGTGCCATTGTTGATTGGTTCCGGTTTAACTGTAGAAAATTTATCcggttttttcaaaaataaaaacatagCAGCCGCAATTGTTGGTTCACATTTCAAACATAAAGGAAAATGGTTTAATTCATTATGCGAAGATAATGTCCAAACATTTATGCATAAATATAATCAACTCcttcagcagcagcaacagtaa
- the 7B2 gene encoding secretogranin_V domain-containing protein 7B2 has product MKNCLAVSLLLLITFFGQNNNILCGQYFGINDLEYRIPNSLLNNFYGRIDEDQQQQQIHPQQPYVIVNPVDFQAKDSYPLYQSSDFNNYRIRKDLSEQQQQSNELLNRYHLQTRDDILLPREPVPRKEFLEHSSLYGHQYVQGGAGEGSQHLKPDGSIQNVQVIKSDSVLPAYCNPPNPCPVGYTAEDGCLEDFDNSADYSKEYQASQECMCDSEHMFNCPGNTDENELETLARSIQNEGIELDSTIDKIMDTMDTTAKDHKVVAKKYFQKRSKKSIVKRSIDEIKNNNKSFKQENPFLVGEKLPVVAKKSPQTAKIHH; this is encoded by the exons atgaagaatTGTCTAGCTGTTAgtttattgttattaattACATTCTTTGgccagaataataatattctatGTGGCCAATATTTCGGTATCAATGATTTGGAATATCGAATACcaaattcattgttgaacaatttttacGGACGTATTGATGaggatcaacaacaacaacaaatacatcCGCAACAACCATATGTGATTGTCAATCCAGTCGATTTTCAGGCAAAAGATTCGTATCCATTGTATCAATCTTCTGATTTCAAT AATTATCGAATTCGTAAAGATCTTAgtgagcaacaacaacaatccaatGAGCTATTGAACCGTTATCATTTGCAAACACGTGATGACATTCTTTTGCCAAGAGAACCGGTACcaagaaaagaatttcttgaacattcatcattatatggaCATCAATATGTACAAGGTGGTGCTGGTGAAGGATCACAACATTTGAAACCAGATGGTAGTATACAGAATGTACAGGTGATCAAATCAGATTCAGTATTGCCAGCCTATTGTAATCCACCAAATCCTTGCCCAGTAGGATATACAG cTGAAGACGGATGTTTGGAAGATTTTGACAATTCAGCCGATTATAGTAAAGAATATCAAGCGTCACAAGAATGTATGTGCGACTCGGAACATATGTTCAATTGTCCCGGTAATactgatgaaaatgaattggaaacATTGGCCCGTTCAATTCAGAACGAAGGTATTGAATTGGATTCTACTATTGATAAAATCATGGATACAATGGACACAACGGCAAAAGATCATAAAGTTgtggcaaaaaaatattttcaaaaacgaagtaaaaaatcaattgtaaaacgttcgattgatgaaataaaaaacaataataaatcg TTTAAACAAGAGAATCCATTTTTGGTAGGCGAAAAATTGCCCGTGGTGGCTAAAAAAAGTCCACAAACAGCTAAAATTCATCactaa
- the LOC124491138 gene encoding testis-specific serine/threonine-protein kinase 3 — protein MDELMRRGYESFVRIDEGGQAKVYKSVKQGKLYAIKVVHVEDPNNPRLDDDLKRELQIIRNVKHPNCVRLEELLRSKGKIYIIMDFMSNGTIGGWVKTHGPVCEWKARAWFCPVARAIKYLHEHKIAHRDLKLDNILLDPYWNPMVSDFGFSRFVKISDTGQVVKSDTYCGTTSYNPPEVLKQIPYDPFSGDIWCLGVMLFIMINKIYPFDRHDRQKMYECQMTRQYKLQDQIEEKSSNEIKELIRIMLEPDPEKRPSIREICEHHWFPIALRENEILASRSSISLKSVRRGE, from the exons atggaTGAATTGATGAGACGTGGTTACGAATCATTCGTTCGTATCGATGAAGGTGGCCAGGCAAAAGTTTATAAATCAGTAAAACAAGGTAAATTGTATGCAATAAAAGTGGTACATGTTGAAGATCCAAACAATCCACGACTGGATGATGATCTGAAACGGGAATTGCAAATTATTCGTAATGTAAAACATCCAAATTGTGTACGATTAGAAGAATTGCTTCGTAGTAAAGGtaaaatttatattataaTGGATTTCATGTCCAACGGTACAATTGGTGGTTGGGTGAAAACACATGGTCCAGTTTGTGAATGGAAAGCACGTGCTTGGTTCTGTCCAGTGGCCAGAGCGATCAAATATTTGCATGAACACAAAATTGCACATAG AGATTTAAAATTAGACAATATCCTACTTGATCCTTACTGGAATCCAATGGTTTCGGATTTTGGTTTCAGCCGTTTCGTTAAAATATCTGATACTGGTCAGGTGGTGAAAAGTGACACATATTGTGGTACGACATCATATAATCCACCCGAagtattgaaacaaattccaTATGATCCATTTTCGGGCGATATCTGGTGTCTTGGTGTCATGttattcatcatgatcaataaaaTCTATCCATTTGATCGTCATGATCGACAAAAAATGTATGAATGTCAAATGACACGTCAATATAAATTACAGGATCAGATTGAGGaaaaatcatcgaatgaaattaaagaattgattcgaataatGCTCGAACCAGATCCAGAAAAACGGCCATCAATACGTGAAATTTGTGAACATCATTGGTTTCCGATTGCATTgcgtgaaaatgaaattcttgcCTCACGTTCATCGATAAGCCTTAAAAGTGTTCGTCGTggtgaatga
- the LOC124490127 gene encoding beta-galactosidase — translation MFQFILIFILFGLVHSMQHDRTFTVDESQGIFIKDGQPFRYVSGSMHYFRIPDQYWLDRLQKARQGGLNAIQTYIEWSSHQPEPNIYDFGGNLNFSRYFQLAQQADLLVILRLGPFIASERDNMGLPYWLASKNSKMRYRTSDPSYLHYVAEWYDKMLPLIVPYLYENGGPIIMAQIENEYGSFAVIDDKYKIWLRDLIRSYVGPQLLLFTVDGDANYYLSRGTIDDVFPTVDFGPGTQINQSFSIQKLYSYNGPSVNTEYYTGWFDCWGSPHSTNSLDEIVKSFDQMLAANASVNFYMYHGGTSFGFMNGAIGDWGKRFAPMVTSYDYDAPIGEYGQLRPLYFAIKKVIQKYFSNIPTTRQSIDLADVSQMSNKFAIDTIEQAKQSYNHQWQIASGNENKKQPKIINIQVDFLTDIFQLITNQSSEESGPTIKPIESLWPLTFEQLGLRHGFIYYQHVIDFHPSDPILLNITQLHDRALIFINDIYRATLSRMDMIFTAPLNSLQKGDIIGLLVENQGHTCCSLQPELKGIVGNVTLGDRILKKWQQYPLFYNWSSTIDTTLIQSSYMTLDKSNELSEYNCLCPDRTFELYPSFYLGIFNMTEQNGSHDWFLDVRSCARKGVAFLNGHNIGRYWPVMGPQITLYIPKQWFQHDDVNTLLLFEIESERKSCFQVKLTDQHILNGTVPENYLTGENQTFDQQFRPHHR, via the exons atgttccaatttattttgatattcattctttttggTTTGGTCCATTCTATG cAACATGATCGCACATTTACTGTGGATGAAAGTCAAGGAATATTTATAAAAGATGGCCAACCATTTCGTTATGTATCCGGTTCTATGCATTATTTCCGTATTCCTGACCAATATTGGTTGGATCGTCTACAAAAAGCACGTCAAGGCGGATTGAATGCCATACAAAC CTATATTGAATGGAGTTCTCATCAGCCGGAACCTAATATTTATGATTTCGGTGGAAATCTAAATTTTAGCCGATATTTTCAACTAGCACAACAAGCCGATCTATTGGTCATTTTAAGACTTGGACCATTTATAGCTAGTGAAAGAGATAAT ATGGGCCTACCATATTGGTTAGCAtcgaaaaattcgaaaatgCGTTATCGTACATCAGATCCTAGTTATCTTCATTATGTTGCTGAATGGTATGATAAAATGTTACCATTAATAGTGCCATATCTTTATGAAAATGGTGGACCAATAATTATGgcacaaattgaaaatgaatatggTTCATTTGcagtcattgatgataaatacaAAATATGGTTACGAGATCTAATTCGAAGCTATGTTGGACCGCAGCTACTATTGTTCactgttgatggtgatgcaAATTATTACCTGTCACGTGgtacaattgatgatgtttttccTACTGTTGATTTTGGTCCTGGCACACAAATAAATCAgtcattttcaatacaaaaacTTTATTCATATAATGGACCATCAGTTAATACTGAATATTATACCGGTTGGTTTGATTGTTGGGGATCACCACATTCAACCAATTCATTGGATGAAATTGTTAAAAGTTTTGATCAAATGTTGGCAGCAAATGCTTCAGTCAATTT tTATATGTATCATGGTGGTACATCATTTGGATTCATGAATGGCGCCATTGGCGATTGGGGAAAACGATTTGCACCAATGGTTACTAGCTATGATTATGATGCACCAATTGGTGAATATGGCCAGCTACGTCCACTATATTTTGCTATTAAAAAAGTCATTCAaaag tatttttccaatattcCAACAACAAGACAGTCGATCGATTTGGCTGATGTTTCACAAATGTCCAATAAGTTTGcaatcgatacaatcgaACAAGCTAAACAATCATATAATCACCAATGGCAAATAGCAAGTggcaacgaaaacaaaaaacaaccaaaaatcattaatattCAAGTCGATTTTCTAAccgatatttttcaattgataacaaatcaatcatcagaAGAATCTGGACCAACAATAAAACCTATCGAATCATTATGGCCATTAACATTTGAACAGCTAGGTTTACGTCATGGTTTCATCTATTATCAACatgtgattgattttcatccatcTGATCcaatattattgaatataaCACAATTACATGATCGTGCATtgatattcatcaatgatatatATCGTGCAACATTAAGCCGTATGGATATGATTTTTACAGCACCACTGAATTCATTACAAAAAGGTGATATTATTGGATTATTGGTCGAAAATCAAGGTCATACATGTTGTTCATTGCAACCCGAACTAAAG GGAATCGTTGGCAATGTAACACTTGGTGATCGCATACtaaaaaaatggcaacaaTATCCATTATTTTATAATTGGTCATCAACAATAGACACAACAttaatacaatcatcatatatgacATTGGATAAATCCAATGAATTATCCGAATACAATTGTCTTTGTCCAGATCGTACATTTGAATTATatccatcattttatttgggCATATTCAATATGACTGAACAGAATGGATCACATGATTGGTTTCTTGATGTTCGCAGCTGTGCACGTAAAGGTGTTGCATTTTTAAATGGCCATAATATTGGCCGTTATTGGCCAGTAATGGGGCCACAAATAACATTGTATATACCAAAACAATGGtttcaacatgatgatgtgaatacattgttattattcgaaATTGAAAGTGAACGAAAATCCTGTTTTCAAGTTAAATTAACTGATCAACATATATTGAATGGAACGGTTCCGGAAAATTATTTAACCGgagaaaatcaaacattcGATCAACAATTTCGACCACATCATCGTTga
- the Su(var)2-10 gene encoding E3 SUMO-protein ligase Su(var)2-10, producing the protein MVSVQVHQSSSCAATNNTASSSTYHHSLPVSGQQYQNQEFFGLQHRMSGHFENNSNTTNPSSSSISLNSYQQQQQSNCAKVYSMPLLDDITGAVGGGDNTNTNNNNSIMTLPSIAFDKYIIQPSFVKFIKLNSYEELRTLIKPQYINKLGESHRYSFRSTLVSTLPLGDQFKVFLRFCKYSTSTCEQMDCLPKSFNLTINDCTFTIKNKYTFAPYDITQRIAAEKNEIFIRATISDQNDFSDNYYYGVFLMRKIDHKNLLKLLKDKGPYDTKLSIDLVKKKLHSDDDDVICDNVMKVSLLCPLTSLRLKIPSRSKHCDHVHCFDGEAFISINDITPRWKCPICKIYIKFDDLIIDGLVSRILQNLPQESNEAQIFPDGTFECLKNGVQINSKESQKDSSSSNLKRNGSDSSLCSNNHEDKKPKLDSKSTTTDSTNKKPAIEWITIDSSDDDNDDGVDSEKNNNSDNNSDASSSATIISQTDYSNYPRVDSISSNDNEFKMDDAGDDSDDDCMIVFEKINNTANNNNNKAHNRKSRFSNHSSSSGGGNNSSSSSNQTNNTKSHGGNSTTTTTTTADGLDKMTNPNYNSGQHHHQATLTNHSNSQQNANSNSYDSNSIANHQYSPQQQNQETRLENPLYPTPTTASSNYDTNSNSNPNVDAASSSLSSSSSSLGNSTTNYYRCKASLQYAQFKQQQRSYNNGIQNQHGHHMNGGNMQQQQRTNQPKLGMPAVDLCIRAPMHHPNAIVNHHHVPNSLSTTQQQKSPIINHNDGTNNCYLNFQNTNGGNHSNYAPQSLNPRIKNFIAAQQQQQQFQCSQSVSTNNNAPLLSHYLTQTSSTVTTNSNSSTATTTNGHHHYNNNGAGHHHHNPFIEHHHHHHHSNFDDTNGNTISGNPFINIHHPSPLSPSSSAAANFSTNSNLTSSFIGSNSNSSSNNNNANICPIIKPDPGAFTTASDLFSPNDMNLTADPYWLFADVNNPLSLALGNDLNPFLRSTSASSSSSSTMTIKEPPTPTNLSSVSSSSSAIINNSSMINVQSSKYSLLQPR; encoded by the exons ATGGTGTCGGTACAGGTCCATCAATCATCTTCTTGTGCGGCCACCAACAACACCgcctcatcatcaacgtaTCATCATTCTTTACCAGTATCTGgacaacaatatcaaaatcaagaattttttggcTTACAACATCGTATGTCTGgtcattttgaaaacaatagCAACACAActaatccatcatcatcatcgatttcattgaattcatatcaacaacagcaacaatcaaattgtgCAAAAGTTTATTCAATGCCTTTATTGGATGATATTACTGGTgctgttggtggtggtgataatactaatactaataataataattccataATGACATTGCCATCAATAGCATTCGATAAATACATTATTCAACCTAGTTTTGTAAAATTTATAAAGCTTAATTCATATGAAGAACTTCGAACCTTAATAAAACCTCAATATATAA ATAAATTAGGCGAATCACATCGATATTCGTTTCGTTCAACATTGGTATCAACATTACCATTAGGTGATCAATTTAAAGTATTTCTTCGTTTCTGTAAATACTCTACCAGTACTTGTGAACAAATGGATTGTTTGCcaaaatcatttaatttaacaatcaatgattgcaCTTTTACG ataaaaaataaatatacatTTGCACCATATGATATAACGCAAAGGATAGCagcggaaaaaaatgaaattttcatcagaGCCACTATTTCTGATCAGAATGATTTTTctgacaattattattatggtgtTTTCCTGATGAGAAAAATCGATCATAAAAATTTACTCAAATTATTAAAAGATAAAGGTCCATATGATAcgaaattatcgattgatttag TTAAAAAGAAATTGCATagcgatgatgacgatgttaTTTGCGATAATGTTATGAAAGTTTCACTTTTATGTCCG CTTACCTCATTACGATTGAAGATACCATCACGTTCTAAACATTGTGATCATGTCCATTGTTTTGATGGCGAAGCtttcatttcgattaatGATATTACACCTAGATGGAAATGTCCTATATGTAAGATTTAtattaaatttgatgatttaattatCGATGG ACTAGTCTCTCGTATACTACAGAATTTGCCACAGGAATCAAATGAAGCTCAAATTTTTCCTGATGGTACATTTGAATGCTTAAAAAATGGTGTTCAAATCAACAGTAAAG aATCACAAAAAGATTCATCTTCTTCAAATCTTAAACGAAATGGTTCAGATTCTTCATTATGTTCAAATAATCATGAAGATAAAAAACCTAAATTGGATTCaaagtcaacaacaacggacaGTACAAATAAAAAGCCTGCAATTGAATGGATCACTATTGATAgttcagatgatgataatgatgatggtgttgataGTGAAAAGAATAACAATTCGGATAATAATTCTGATGCAAGTAGCAGTGCTACGATTATTTCACAAACTGatt ATTCAAACTATCCACGTGTTGATTCCATTTcatcgaatgataatgaatttaaaatggaTGATGCTGGTGAcgattcagatgatgattgtatgattgtttttgaaaagaTTAACAATACAgctaataacaataacaataaagcTCATAATCGTAAATCAAGATTTtccaatcattcatcatcatctggagGTGGCAATAATAGTAGCAGCAGTAGTAATCAGACCAACAATACAAAATCTCATGGTGGAAATTctacgacgacaacaacaacaacagctgaTGGGCTTgataaaatgacaaatccAAATTATAATAGCggtcaacatcatcatcaagctaCTTTGacgaatcattcaaattcacaaCAAAATGCTAACAGTAATAGCTACGATAGTAATAGTATTgctaatcatcaatattcaccacaacaacagaatcaagAAACAAGATTAGAAAATCCTTTGTATCCGACACCTACAACAGCTTCTTCAAACTATGATACAAATTCCAATTCAAATCCAAATGTCGATGCtgcttcttcatcattatcatcatcatcatcatcattgggaaattcaacaacaaattattatcgatgTAAAGCATCATTACAATATGCTCAATTtaagcaacaacaaagatcATACAATAAtggaattcaaaatcaacatgGTCATCATATGAATGGCGGTAacatgcaacaacaacaaagaactAATCAACCAAAACTTGGAATGCCAGCAGTTGATTTATGTATTCGTGCTCCTATGCATCATCCAAATGCAATTGttaatcatcaccatgttccaaattcattatcaacaacacaGCAGCAGAAATCACCaattattaatcataatgatggaaCGAATAATtgttatttaaattttcaaaatacaaATGGTGGAAACCATTCGAATTATGCCCCCCAAAGCCTTAATCCACgaatcaagaattttatAGCAgctcaacagcagcagcagcaatttCAATGTTCACAATCAGTATCTACTAACAACAATGCACCATTGTTGAGTCATTATTTGACACAAACATCGAGCACAGTAACCACCAATAGTAATAGTTCAACAGCAACTACAActaatggccatcatcattacaataaTAACGGCGCtggtcaccatcatcataatccaTTCAtagaacatcatcatcatcatcatcattctaattttgatgatacaaATGGCAATACTATCTCTGGTAATCCATTTATTAATATACATCATCCGTCGCCGTTGTCGCCATCATCTTCGGCGGCTGCAAATTTTTCCACTAATAGCAATTTGAC atcatcatttattggttcgaacagcaacagcagcagcaacaacaacaacgctAATATTTGCCCAATAATCAAACCCGATCCTGGAGCATTTACAACAGCTTCTGACCTATTCAGCCCAAACGATATGAATTTAACCGCCGATCCATATTGGTTATTCGCTGATGTAAATAATCCATTAAGTTTAGCTCTTGGCAATGATCTG AATCCTTTTCTTCGTTCAACATCggcatcatcgtcatcatcatcaacaatgactATAAAAgaaccaccaacaccaacaaatCTTTCAtctgtttcatcatcatcatctgcgatcatcaacaattcatCCATGATCAatgttcaatcatcaaaatattcattattacaaCCTCGATGA